One part of the Camelus dromedarius isolate mCamDro1 chromosome 33, mCamDro1.pat, whole genome shotgun sequence genome encodes these proteins:
- the NT5DC4 gene encoding LOW QUALITY PROTEIN: 5'-nucleotidase domain-containing protein 4 (The sequence of the model RefSeq protein was modified relative to this genomic sequence to represent the inferred CDS: inserted 1 base in 1 codon), whose product MGTGDGDPARPWVLGFGGLIPTTSPSRIFVNRSLALGKIRCFGFDMDYTLAAYKSPAYEMLAFELLLERLVSIGYPHEILRYTYDPAFPTRGLVFDSLYGNLLKVDAHGNVLLGAHGFSFLSEAEMGSFYPSKFIQRDDLKRFHVLNTLFNLPETYLYACLVDFFSGCSRYTNCDTGYQHGNLXMSFQSPFQDVTDAMDNVHHSGCLKEKTLEDLEKYVERDVRIPVLLGKMKEVGKVFLATNSSYNYTDAIMTYLFGIGEAEAPARPWRSYFDLIVVDTQKPRFFAEGTVLRQVNTDSGKLRVGTYMGPHQHCAVYSGGSSDMVCELLGVRGKDILYIGDHIFGDILKSKKRQGWRTCLVVPELSRELGIWAREKDQMEELKRLDIHLADLYQHTDGSSYGLQLINSTKREIQRVTRALDLCYSAMGSLFRCGFRQTLFSSQLMRYADLYMAICLNFPRHPLSSLYRAAPELMPHESAVVQERTGLDPASCLLFCSQRADGKETEEDQEGCMEAD is encoded by the exons ATGGGCACTGGGGATGGAG ATCCAGCGAGGCCCTGGGTCTTGGGGTTTGGGGGACTGATTCCAACGACCTCCCCCTCCAGGATTTTTGTCAACCGCAGCCTGGCGCTGGGGAAGATTCGCTGCTTCGGCTTCGACATGGACTACACTCTGGCAG CCTACAAGTCCCCGGCCTATGAGATGCTGGCCTTTGAGTTGCTGCTGGAGCGCCTGGTGAGCATCGGATACCCGCACGAGATCCTACGCTACACCTACGACCCTGCCTTCCCCACCAG GGGGCTGGTGTTTGACTCGCTCTACGGGAACCTGCTGAAGGTGGATGCCCACGGGAACGTGCTGCTGGGCGCCCACGGCTTCTCCTTCCTCTCGGA ggcggAGATGGGGAGCTTCTACCCCAGCAAGTTCATTCAGAGGGATGACCTGAAGCGGTTCCATGTCCTCAACACGCTCTTCAACCTGCCTG aaacCTACCTGTACGCCTGCCTGGTGGACTTCTTCTCTGGCTGCTCCAGATACACCAA CTGTGACACTGGCTATCAGCATGGGAACC TTATGTCCTTTCAAAGCCCCTTCCAGGATGTGACAGATGCCATGGATAATGTCCACCACTCG GGCTGTCTCAAGGAGAAGACCTTGGAGGACTTGGAGAAATACGTGGAGAGGGAT GTGCGAATCCCTGTCCTGCTGGGCAAGATGAAGGAGGTTGGAAAGGTGTTCCTGGCCACCAACAGCAGCTACAACTACAcagat GCCATCATGACCTACCTGTTTGGCATTGGTGAG GCCGAGGCCCCAGCCAGACCCTGGAGGTCCTACTTTGACCTGATCGTGGTGGACACACAGAAGCCCCGCTTCTTTGCGGAGGGAACAGTGCTGAGACAGGTCAACACG gaCTCGGGCAAGCTCCGCGTGGGCACCTACATGGGGCCCCACCAGCACTGTGCCGTCTACTCGGGAG GCTCTTCGGACATGGTGTGCGAACTGCTCGGGGTTCGGGGAAAGGATATCCTATATATCGGGGACCACATCTTTGGGGACATTCTCAAGTCTAAGAAGCGGCAGGGCTGGCGGACTTGCCTGGTGGTTCCTGAGCTGTCCAGGGAGCTGGGCATCTGGGCTAGAGAGAAAG ACCAGATGGAGGAGTTGAAGAGACTGGACATTCACCTGGCAGACCTGTACCA GCACACAGATGGGAGCAGTTATGGACTGCAACTCATCAACTCCACCAAGAGGGAGATTCAG CGAGTCACCCGGGCGCTGGACCTGTGCTACAGCGCGATGGGCAGCCTGTTCCGCTGCGGCTTCCGCCAGACGCTCTTCTCCAGCCAGCTGATGCGCTACGCCGACCTCTACATGGCCATCTGCCTCAACTTCCCGCGCCACCCGCTCAGCTCGCTGTACCGCGCGGCCCCGGAGCTG ATGCCCCATGAATCAGCTGTGGTGCAAGAAAGGACCGGTCTGGatcctgcctcctgccttctTTTCTGCAGCCAGAGG GCTGacgggaaggagacagaggaggaccaggagggctgCATGGAGGCTGACTGA